CGACCGAGCAGAAGACTGCGCCGATGCTGAATGCCGATCTGTCGGTCCTGCGCGACGTGCTGCGACGGTTCATCACGGAAAACGAGAGCCAGCTTTTCAGCCTGACCGCCCGCGACGCCGTCATCGGCGAGATCGACGATCAGGTCTGGCAGCTGCAAGGCCCCGCCGATCTGCCGGATATTCGCCGCCTTCGGGTCAGTGCCGATACCACCGGCAACCATGTGGCCGAAGCCGACAAGCTGACCGCGATGATCGAGCAATTCCGCTCTGATCCCGACGGCTGGTGGGACGATGTCCTGATCGCCCGGATGATCGGGCAGGCGAAGAAATCGGGCGATGTGCTGCGCCACCCGATCCGCCTCGAACATACGGATTTCGAGGTGCCGGATTTTTGGACCGACAGGTTCGGCGGCACCTATGTTATCCGCTCGACACGGGAACCGGCGGTGATCTTTGCCGACCCGGATCACGAGACCGAGGTGGAGGGGTTCCTGGCGTTAACGGTCTCGGACCGGCACGCGCTGGCTGCCTGGCTGGCGCGGAATGCCCTGGCCGAGCCGATCATCAATGCGCGTGGCGCCGATGCCGCCGCGATCTTGCGCCAGAAGATCGATTTCATTCTTGCTGATGCGGCGGTCTGGCTGTGCCTTGATACCGGTGATGGCACGCGGGCGGAACTGCGCCGCACCGCTGCCCGGATGGGGGACGATCTGCCTGCCGAGATCCGGGGATTGTCGGCACTGCAACGCTATGCGGAACAGGGAGGCGACTGGCCGGTGATCGATAGTGGCGATCCCGCCTATTTCCATGCGCTCCGGGCGACATCCGGCCCGGCCCGCGACCTGGTCAATCGGCTGCTCTCGGAACTTGCGCCCCAGGATGTGCGGCAATTGTTCATCACCCACAAGCCGCTCTTCTATCGTCTTTATCAGGACTGGCCGGACGCGAAACGCGCCTATGTCGCGAATATGCTGGCCCGCGAATATGCCATGGACAAGCAGGGCACGCGCGATGCCCTCTTTGGCCCGGAACCGGATATGGCAGAGCCGGACATGACCTCCTCCGCCTCTGGCCCATGGGGCATGCCGCGCGTCAGCTTGTCGAAAGGGGTGACCGGGCCCTGGGGCAGCGCTGCGGGAGGGGCAGGGTGATCAAGTTTTTCCGCCTGATTGTGATCGTGCTGGCGGTCGAGGCGCTGTTCTTCGTCCTGCTCCGCATCTATATCCGGTCACTCCGGTATGAAAAGCTGGAGGAAATCTGGGACGAACGCCATCCCGACAGGGCCGGAGACAGTCCGGCACGGGACGAGTTCGTGCGAAAATCGATGGTCGGTTACGAGAAATCGCTGAAG
This region of Paracoccus saliphilus genomic DNA includes:
- a CDS encoding DUF6638 family protein; the encoded protein is MKRLIEKGLMFGNLIRVDSAAWIGLYNRALKKLIGQETALTEFHIDISGYSPEIGDELGDMDYLAPKGGNRYFVLLTTEQKTAPMLNADLSVLRDVLRRFITENESQLFSLTARDAVIGEIDDQVWQLQGPADLPDIRRLRVSADTTGNHVAEADKLTAMIEQFRSDPDGWWDDVLIARMIGQAKKSGDVLRHPIRLEHTDFEVPDFWTDRFGGTYVIRSTREPAVIFADPDHETEVEGFLALTVSDRHALAAWLARNALAEPIINARGADAAAILRQKIDFILADAAVWLCLDTGDGTRAELRRTAARMGDDLPAEIRGLSALQRYAEQGGDWPVIDSGDPAYFHALRATSGPARDLVNRLLSELAPQDVRQLFITHKPLFYRLYQDWPDAKRAYVANMLAREYAMDKQGTRDALFGPEPDMAEPDMTSSASGPWGMPRVSLSKGVTGPWGSAAGGAG